A stretch of Planctomycetaceae bacterium DNA encodes these proteins:
- the rtcR gene encoding RNA repair transcriptional activator RtcR encodes MKQNVVIGILGTQLDRGGQAKRWKRWRPTIAICQQPDLPVHRLELLHPGTQRSLAEQVREDIAIVSPQTKVFLRPIDFKDPWDFEEVFGRLHDFARAYEFHTDENDYLINITTGSHVQQICLFLLTETRHLPGRLLQGSPAKRDADYSPGTYRVIDLDLSRYDKLATRFADERREGSDFLKSGIATRNTAFNQLIEQLERVAIASTAPILLAGPTGAGKTQLARRIYELKRRREQISGSFVEINCATLRGDQAMSTLFGHIKGAFTGASMSRKGLLKNADKGLLFLDEIGELGLDEQAMLLRAVEERRFLPVGSDCEVESNFQLIAGTNRNLPRLVQAGAFREDLFARINLWTFQLPGLASRPEDIEPNLDFELDQISSSRGRKVSMTREARGRLLRFATSPSAEWTGNFRDLGAAVTRMATFASGGRIGTEEVESEILRLQAHWQVSGTASPPTDNLLSSVLSREQIESIDRFDQAQLVMVIETCRRCSSLSEAGRALFNVSRLSRTSTNDADRLRKYLARFDLSWTSVQHSPDESVAL; translated from the coding sequence ATGAAACAGAATGTGGTGATCGGAATTCTGGGGACTCAGCTGGACAGGGGCGGGCAGGCAAAACGCTGGAAGCGATGGAGGCCCACCATCGCCATCTGTCAGCAGCCAGACCTGCCCGTTCATCGGCTGGAACTGCTTCACCCTGGAACACAGCGATCTCTGGCGGAGCAGGTTCGGGAGGACATCGCCATTGTCTCCCCTCAGACAAAGGTGTTCCTGCGACCCATTGACTTCAAAGATCCCTGGGACTTCGAGGAGGTGTTTGGGAGGCTGCATGATTTTGCGAGGGCTTATGAGTTCCACACCGACGAGAACGATTATCTGATCAACATCACAACGGGTTCGCACGTCCAGCAGATTTGTTTGTTCCTTCTAACGGAAACGCGACATCTGCCCGGGAGGCTGCTTCAGGGATCGCCTGCGAAACGCGATGCCGATTACAGCCCCGGAACGTACCGGGTGATCGATCTGGATCTTTCGCGTTACGATAAGCTGGCGACCCGATTCGCGGACGAACGGCGTGAAGGTTCAGATTTTCTGAAGTCAGGCATCGCGACACGAAATACGGCTTTCAACCAATTGATCGAACAGCTGGAACGCGTTGCGATCGCCAGTACTGCGCCAATTTTGCTGGCCGGTCCAACGGGTGCGGGAAAAACTCAACTGGCTCGCCGAATCTATGAGCTCAAGAGACGACGTGAGCAGATCAGCGGTTCGTTTGTCGAAATCAACTGTGCTACGTTGAGAGGGGACCAGGCCATGTCGACTCTTTTTGGCCACATCAAGGGTGCGTTTACTGGCGCATCAATGAGTCGAAAGGGGTTGCTGAAGAATGCCGACAAAGGGCTGCTGTTTCTGGATGAGATCGGTGAGCTTGGTCTAGATGAGCAGGCCATGCTGCTGCGGGCTGTTGAAGAGCGTCGGTTCCTTCCCGTTGGTTCAGACTGCGAAGTCGAAAGCAACTTCCAGTTAATCGCCGGCACAAACCGAAACCTGCCTCGACTGGTGCAGGCAGGAGCGTTTCGTGAAGATTTGTTCGCTCGGATCAATCTATGGACATTCCAGTTGCCCGGACTGGCCAGCCGTCCGGAAGACATCGAACCCAACCTGGATTTTGAACTGGACCAGATCAGTTCTTCCCGCGGTCGCAAGGTCAGTATGACTCGCGAAGCGAGGGGAAGGCTGCTGCGATTTGCAACCAGCCCGTCGGCTGAATGGACGGGGAATTTTCGGGATCTTGGTGCGGCGGTTACCAGAATGGCCACGTTTGCCAGCGGCGGTCGCATCGGAACAGAAGAAGTCGAATCTGAGATCCTTCGGTTGCAGGCGCATTGGCAGGTGTCCGGGACAGCTTCGCCACCGACGGACAATCTTCTGTCATCTGTTCTCAGCAGGGAACAGATTGAATCAATCGACCGATTCGACCAGGCTCAGTTGGTGATGGTGATCGAAACGTGTCGCAGGTGTTCCTCGCTGTCTGAGGCAGGAAGGGCTCTTTTTAATGTCTCCCGACTGTCGCGAACCAGTACCAACGATGCGGACCGGCTGCGGAAATACCTTGCGCGATTTGATTTGTCGTGGACCTCTGTTCAACACTCGCCCGATGAGTCCGTTGCGCTTTAA
- a CDS encoding RtcB family protein, which translates to MVHEIISTGEATAILPTERSSTKPITVIGTEAIRSTFDDGCLRQAVNSRMAPGVTDLVLNPDAHCGYGAPVGCVMVSPTHIYPGPVGVDIKCSMSLLQLDLPADQIVDRPTRRAIINAICERTPTGAGRGQRHARKSRPVGSMLGQQVMIEGASEDVCHQLGIPPEWAQRCEDAWHKGHDNTRDALAVRLEQHLKDGYFRNKFEGKMAQLGSYGGGNHFGECEVVHVEDNDRAKATAEVFGLKDQHVAFLSHCGSRGIGHNLASGQFKSLQRMFERWDIPLPGNDRELVYAPLGTAEANAYLDDMALGANFATVNHLLINALVLEAFQEVIPGVSGHLVYFISHNIARQEVVNNQLSWVHRKGATRAFPAGHHALKGTIYESTGHPILLPGNPQAGSAVMVADEGAAISCYSVNHGAGRALGRKRAIRELDQKSIDQSFDDLDILTNCRTYPKDEAPAAYKDFNEVLHSVKAAGLATEIARLKARFVIKDGDAADD; encoded by the coding sequence ATGGTTCACGAAATCATCAGCACAGGTGAAGCCACTGCAATTCTGCCCACCGAAAGGTCTTCAACCAAGCCGATCACGGTGATCGGAACGGAAGCGATTCGTTCGACGTTTGATGACGGTTGCCTGCGTCAGGCCGTCAATTCACGCATGGCTCCGGGAGTCACAGACCTGGTGCTGAACCCCGATGCACATTGCGGTTACGGAGCGCCTGTGGGATGTGTGATGGTATCGCCAACACACATTTATCCTGGGCCCGTTGGCGTGGACATCAAGTGTTCAATGAGCCTGCTTCAGCTGGATTTACCGGCGGATCAGATCGTTGATCGACCGACACGCCGAGCCATTATCAACGCGATCTGCGAACGAACACCGACGGGCGCGGGACGAGGACAGCGCCATGCCAGGAAATCCCGACCCGTCGGTTCAATGCTTGGCCAGCAGGTCATGATCGAGGGCGCATCGGAAGACGTCTGCCATCAACTGGGAATCCCTCCGGAGTGGGCACAACGCTGCGAAGATGCCTGGCACAAGGGGCACGACAACACGCGCGATGCGTTAGCCGTTCGATTGGAACAGCATCTGAAGGATGGCTACTTTCGCAACAAGTTTGAAGGAAAGATGGCGCAACTTGGATCGTACGGAGGAGGAAATCACTTCGGTGAATGTGAGGTTGTCCATGTTGAAGATAATGATCGCGCGAAGGCTACGGCTGAGGTGTTTGGCCTGAAGGATCAGCATGTGGCTTTCCTGTCGCACTGCGGGTCTCGTGGCATCGGACACAACCTCGCATCCGGCCAGTTCAAGTCTCTGCAAAGAATGTTCGAACGCTGGGACATTCCACTGCCGGGGAATGATCGCGAGTTGGTTTATGCGCCTCTTGGAACCGCTGAAGCCAATGCCTATCTGGACGATATGGCCCTGGGTGCAAACTTTGCGACGGTCAATCATCTGCTGATCAATGCACTGGTTCTGGAGGCATTTCAGGAAGTGATTCCTGGGGTTTCCGGGCACCTGGTCTATTTTATCAGCCACAATATTGCTCGACAGGAAGTCGTTAACAATCAGCTGTCGTGGGTGCATCGCAAGGGTGCAACACGGGCTTTTCCAGCCGGTCATCATGCATTGAAGGGGACGATTTACGAATCTACCGGGCATCCAATACTTTTGCCAGGTAATCCTCAGGCTGGATCGGCGGTGATGGTGGCGGATGAAGGAGCAGCCATCAGTTGCTACAGCGTCAACCACGGTGCTGGTCGAGCCCTTGGGCGAAAGCGGGCAATCCGGGAGCTGGATCAGAAGTCGATCGATCAGTCATTTGACGATCTTGATATTCTGACCAACTGTCGCACGTACCCCAAAGACGAAGCGCCGGCCGCCTACAAGGACTTTAACGAAGTCCTGCACTCGGTGAAGGCGGCAGGTCTTGCGACCGAGATCGCACGACTGAAGGCTCGCTTTGTGATCAAGGATGGTGATGCTGCAGATGATTAG
- a CDS encoding DUF3857 domain-containing protein translates to MPANLIMARFSTLARFTAIAVALLPSGHALADECRWGDAPLSLSAEQLVEQADSVPLIGTHDVEYLLEESVIQIEAHGRTIQTLRSIYRILTDVGVEEYSTVESEWSPWHQNRPLMKARVINSKDDEVWLTEREVFEGPVQHEDNVFSDRRRLIAPLPAVRKGSLVETMQRIEDTQCSFEAGTARYHLFNRIIPCHQVRLVLDLDNSLPFHQKQHGRGLKFRRSSIGQRTILSWETSVPLGLEEFEFPAPSDSLQGTQVAYSTARSWSDVVGCYSKLIESKLTAPELQQQVEEIIGEETGQEAKVRRLTQFIQQRVRYTGLVFGDGTIVPTHPTETLRRRYGDCKDQSALLIAMLHCAGIEAHPVLIRSSLGRDVTPGLPGLGLFNHMIVQVDSKLNMLVDPVAVDVDFGELPVTDQNRLCLIIRDGESELTRSPVSRPETNSINRVREFTIVSESDVRLVETTTYRGAKATELRQMVLVNGERDFTNLVRDRATDRLRARVLDVQLSSVNDQPNLPQIVIATSATEFLRRDENVYSLLLDPTSVLMGLPDEMLDTRPCMTEAEHDEYRLDCDTDRSRQLLEVRQLPRSLNFPIHTPQLIQLTNRIHWPAGIESLQLPKPTHVAIGRGYYSAVFRVESDQTLVAEFTLSTGNRDLTPLELRQWQQHFASLGLTGDAAQWHVVVQATNSDELDIERGRFVEGFQQLRRNLNQQPRNPIHRMRLAEAYAEAGFTEIARQMAAQTVQQFPNHVEAHLSAATVIRKCASESHPLSLSDREQVIFHMRQAVRLDPRNPEHRVTLALLLYVNPKGMLSDRNTLLECVRLLRSVEGVLLENGHGLVMECLYFAGEYEQVCRYHDQHPLDGRFVYYKAASIAALQGANQALALIRSEVPVADQIDMTAQVLLYLRMSRQYDEAVEFLQSLERSPLNHGESMGDIIAAVRQFQRYQTVLEPANEPIGIVQRLIINILVDQEKCGPNAELLHHADQRLAAIAKQSIPLIDSARRPHQVRATGHTADLISTLRFTRTGSLESGYCVSTAHGQLKFLLARIDGRLKVLASVKQTQELGEDALQLLSHGQLAEARACINGAFETLQDSAGATVPYAGEPLTKIWGVGDVQNADAERVRYAAVTLALPQKTSDGLTILLSMRPRVPVEEQVQIDRTIVKWARQHHQWKDAIAAAERLTATEDGHTVYGQALAELLIADKQYGAAREWIAKERQAMPDSITLLRLLAKLAAAEGNVAEALSVYQQICRSRDAISLDYCDAVWTAVSGGTIDAAAISNAKAAADLDFFDNSDGQQVLAFVYAETGRINEALNLLRRCEQMQTEKPSRGDLDYVRGRIAEMMGMTDVANYYYDRVLAAEKDPAKGTPAYLARQRRGKIRTVSQPGALVNPRR, encoded by the coding sequence ATGCCGGCGAACTTGATCATGGCACGATTCAGCACACTGGCACGATTCACTGCCATTGCGGTCGCCTTGCTTCCATCAGGCCATGCTCTGGCAGATGAATGCCGCTGGGGAGACGCGCCGTTATCGCTTTCGGCAGAACAGCTGGTGGAACAGGCCGACAGTGTGCCCCTGATCGGGACTCACGATGTCGAGTACCTGCTGGAAGAGTCTGTCATTCAGATCGAAGCCCACGGTCGGACGATTCAGACGCTGCGAAGCATCTACCGAATTCTGACGGATGTGGGTGTTGAGGAATACAGCACCGTCGAATCAGAGTGGTCGCCGTGGCATCAGAACCGACCACTGATGAAGGCGAGGGTCATCAACAGCAAAGACGATGAAGTCTGGCTCACAGAACGCGAAGTGTTCGAAGGCCCGGTCCAGCACGAAGACAACGTTTTCAGTGATCGTCGACGGCTGATCGCGCCTTTGCCTGCCGTCAGAAAAGGTTCGCTGGTGGAAACGATGCAGCGAATTGAGGACACACAGTGTTCATTTGAAGCCGGGACTGCTCGGTACCACCTCTTCAATCGAATCATCCCCTGCCATCAGGTTCGCCTGGTACTTGATCTGGACAACTCGTTGCCGTTTCACCAGAAGCAGCATGGACGAGGTCTGAAGTTCAGAAGATCGAGCATCGGACAACGTACCATTCTTTCGTGGGAAACATCTGTGCCGCTGGGATTAGAAGAATTTGAATTCCCGGCCCCTTCCGACTCGCTGCAGGGAACACAAGTGGCCTATTCCACAGCTCGGTCATGGAGCGATGTCGTCGGCTGCTATTCAAAACTGATCGAATCGAAACTGACAGCTCCGGAACTGCAGCAGCAGGTCGAAGAGATCATCGGAGAGGAAACCGGGCAGGAAGCCAAAGTCCGCAGACTGACTCAATTCATCCAGCAGCGAGTCCGTTACACGGGGCTCGTTTTTGGTGATGGAACCATCGTCCCGACACATCCGACGGAAACACTGCGTCGTCGCTACGGCGATTGCAAGGATCAGTCCGCGCTGCTGATTGCCATGCTGCATTGCGCGGGCATTGAAGCGCACCCTGTGCTCATCCGAAGCTCGCTGGGCCGGGACGTGACACCTGGATTGCCGGGCCTTGGCCTGTTCAATCACATGATTGTTCAAGTGGATAGCAAATTGAACATGCTGGTGGACCCTGTCGCAGTTGACGTCGACTTCGGCGAACTGCCGGTGACGGACCAGAACAGACTGTGCCTGATTATCCGGGACGGAGAATCGGAACTGACTCGATCACCGGTTTCAAGACCGGAGACAAATTCCATCAACCGTGTTCGTGAATTCACAATCGTTTCTGAGTCGGACGTTCGACTGGTCGAGACGACAACCTACCGTGGAGCAAAGGCCACGGAACTGAGACAGATGGTCCTGGTAAATGGTGAACGTGACTTCACAAACCTGGTACGTGATCGAGCGACCGACCGGCTGCGTGCACGTGTTCTCGACGTTCAGCTGAGTTCGGTCAACGATCAACCCAATCTGCCACAGATTGTGATTGCAACAAGTGCGACGGAATTCCTGCGGAGAGATGAAAATGTCTATTCTTTGTTACTGGACCCGACCTCTGTCTTAATGGGATTACCGGACGAAATGCTGGACACACGGCCCTGCATGACAGAGGCCGAGCATGACGAATATCGTCTCGACTGCGATACAGACCGATCACGACAGCTCCTGGAAGTGAGGCAATTGCCGAGATCCCTGAATTTCCCGATTCACACGCCGCAGTTAATTCAACTCACAAATCGGATTCACTGGCCAGCGGGCATCGAATCTCTTCAGCTTCCGAAGCCCACACACGTCGCAATTGGCAGGGGTTATTACTCGGCTGTTTTCCGGGTGGAATCGGATCAGACACTTGTAGCTGAGTTCACGTTATCCACCGGCAACAGAGATCTGACACCGCTCGAACTGCGGCAGTGGCAGCAGCACTTCGCGTCGCTTGGGCTCACAGGTGACGCTGCCCAGTGGCACGTTGTCGTGCAGGCCACCAATTCTGATGAACTGGACATTGAGCGCGGCCGCTTTGTGGAAGGATTTCAGCAACTTCGCCGCAATCTGAATCAACAGCCGCGAAACCCGATCCACCGCATGCGTCTGGCGGAAGCCTACGCCGAAGCAGGCTTTACAGAAATCGCTCGACAGATGGCAGCACAGACCGTTCAGCAGTTCCCAAATCATGTTGAAGCCCATCTGTCTGCTGCCACTGTCATCCGAAAATGCGCCTCCGAAAGTCACCCCCTGTCGCTCAGCGATCGTGAACAGGTGATCTTTCATATGCGTCAGGCCGTCCGTCTTGATCCGAGAAATCCGGAACACCGAGTGACTCTGGCGTTGTTGTTATACGTCAATCCAAAGGGAATGCTCAGCGACCGAAACACGCTGCTTGAGTGTGTTCGTTTGCTGCGGTCAGTGGAGGGCGTACTTCTGGAAAACGGCCACGGGCTGGTTATGGAATGTCTTTATTTTGCCGGCGAATATGAACAGGTCTGCCGCTACCATGACCAACACCCGCTGGACGGCCGATTTGTGTATTACAAGGCCGCGTCAATCGCAGCTCTGCAGGGAGCAAACCAGGCCCTCGCACTCATCAGGAGTGAAGTCCCGGTCGCCGATCAGATCGATATGACTGCTCAGGTTCTGCTGTACCTCAGAATGTCTCGACAATATGACGAAGCCGTCGAATTTCTCCAATCCCTGGAACGATCCCCACTGAACCACGGAGAATCGATGGGAGACATTATCGCTGCCGTCAGACAGTTTCAACGCTATCAAACCGTACTGGAACCAGCGAATGAGCCCATTGGAATCGTGCAGCGACTGATCATCAATATTCTCGTCGATCAGGAGAAGTGTGGTCCGAATGCAGAACTTCTTCACCACGCAGATCAGCGTCTGGCGGCCATCGCCAAACAATCCATTCCACTGATCGACTCTGCTCGCAGGCCACATCAGGTCCGAGCGACGGGCCATACGGCCGATCTGATTTCGACGCTTCGCTTCACCCGCACCGGTAGCCTCGAATCCGGATACTGCGTTTCGACGGCGCATGGTCAACTGAAGTTTCTGCTGGCAAGAATCGATGGTCGCCTGAAAGTTCTGGCCTCAGTAAAACAGACCCAGGAACTGGGTGAAGATGCACTTCAGCTGTTGTCCCATGGACAACTCGCCGAGGCGCGCGCATGTATCAACGGGGCCTTTGAAACGCTTCAGGATTCCGCGGGAGCCACCGTCCCCTACGCAGGCGAACCGCTGACAAAAATCTGGGGCGTGGGTGATGTGCAAAATGCGGACGCAGAACGCGTTCGATATGCTGCCGTGACACTGGCGCTGCCACAGAAGACATCAGATGGACTGACGATACTGCTGAGCATGCGACCGCGAGTCCCGGTGGAAGAGCAAGTGCAGATTGATCGCACAATTGTGAAATGGGCCCGTCAGCATCACCAGTGGAAAGATGCGATTGCGGCCGCAGAGCGACTCACCGCGACAGAAGACGGTCACACTGTCTATGGGCAAGCCCTGGCTGAACTCCTGATTGCGGACAAACAATATGGGGCAGCTCGCGAGTGGATCGCAAAGGAACGACAGGCGATGCCCGATTCGATCACTCTCCTGCGATTACTGGCTAAGCTTGCGGCGGCCGAAGGTAACGTCGCGGAAGCCTTATCCGTGTACCAGCAGATCTGCAGATCACGTGATGCGATCAGCCTGGATTACTGCGACGCGGTATGGACTGCTGTCTCGGGTGGTACCATTGATGCCGCTGCCATATCCAATGCGAAAGCAGCAGCAGATCTCGACTTCTTCGATAACTCAGATGGGCAACAAGTTCTGGCATTTGTCTATGCAGAAACCGGCAGAATCAATGAGGCCCTGAATCTGCTGAGGCGTTGTGAACAAATGCAGACGGAAAAACCCTCCAGGGGCGACCTGGATTACGTTCGTGGCCGGATCGCAGAAATGATGGGTATGACGGATGTCGCCAATTACTACTACGATCGAGTGCTGGCGGCCGAAAAAGATCCCGCCAAAGGGACTCCTGCCTATCTGGCGCGGCAACGGCGTGGAAAAATCAGAACGGTTTCTCAACCCGGCGCGTTGGTCAATCCTCGCCGCTAA
- a CDS encoding extracellular solute-binding protein, which produces MTSVSADPSSKRLSFVVLSVLVLAALIPVLLRRPASENRVVVYCSHDSIFADAVIRRFEDRTGIEVDVRYDEEANKSLGLTNLLIAERDNPRCDVFWNNQTLGTIRLKEHGVLASYSGPGYARIPAAFKDPDGLWAGFAARMRVYIINSNRLPLPANIVGNHAATEAFDLEAVESLLDGKSIDSVAIAIPLFGTTLSHYSVLAAEWGLDRLRAWHQSLHDRGIREARGNGGVKDLVAEGACTVGFTDTDDAFVALQQGKPVRMIPVRLPFSGDAAKDKPDRQRQTIVIPNSVALIAGAGHPQNAKAFIDFLLSEEVELLLANSTSRQIPLGPVDDTKLSDEVRRLMNWAKDGIPLQNAAGENQKVLNWLSSEYTVQ; this is translated from the coding sequence GTGACATCGGTATCTGCTGATCCTTCCTCGAAGAGACTGAGCTTCGTCGTACTGTCTGTGTTGGTTCTTGCGGCTTTGATTCCCGTGCTGCTTCGCAGACCAGCATCAGAAAACAGGGTCGTCGTTTACTGCTCGCATGATTCGATTTTTGCCGATGCTGTGATCAGACGTTTCGAAGATCGAACAGGAATCGAGGTGGATGTTCGATACGATGAAGAGGCCAATAAGTCGCTGGGACTGACAAATCTCCTGATTGCTGAAAGGGATAATCCGCGTTGCGATGTGTTCTGGAATAACCAGACGCTGGGCACAATTCGGCTGAAGGAACACGGAGTGCTGGCCTCCTACAGTGGACCAGGCTACGCGCGAATCCCGGCCGCTTTCAAGGATCCCGATGGACTCTGGGCGGGCTTTGCAGCGCGAATGCGTGTTTACATTATCAATAGCAATCGGCTTCCGCTTCCCGCAAACATTGTCGGCAATCACGCTGCGACAGAAGCCTTCGATCTGGAAGCAGTCGAATCTCTACTCGATGGCAAATCGATCGACAGCGTCGCCATTGCGATTCCGTTGTTTGGTACAACGTTGTCGCATTATTCCGTGCTGGCTGCGGAATGGGGCCTTGATCGGCTCAGGGCCTGGCATCAATCCCTGCATGATCGCGGAATCCGCGAGGCGCGGGGCAATGGAGGCGTAAAGGATCTGGTGGCTGAAGGCGCCTGCACGGTTGGCTTTACGGACACCGATGATGCCTTCGTTGCTTTGCAGCAGGGAAAACCTGTCCGCATGATTCCTGTCCGCTTACCGTTTTCCGGAGACGCTGCCAAAGACAAACCGGACAGACAGCGCCAAACCATCGTCATACCAAACAGCGTGGCACTGATTGCCGGGGCCGGACACCCGCAAAATGCAAAGGCGTTCATCGACTTCCTGCTGTCTGAGGAGGTTGAACTATTACTCGCAAATTCCACTTCCCGTCAGATTCCGCTGGGGCCTGTTGATGATACAAAACTGTCGGATGAAGTTCGCCGCCTGATGAACTGGGCGAAGGATGGAATTCCACTGCAGAATGCTGCCGGTGAGAACCAAAAGGTGCTGAACTGGTTGTCATCGGAGTACACGGTCCAGTGA
- a CDS encoding DinB family protein: MAEIARLELAIHQIRFAREYTLSLFEGIEESDWFRRPEDGGVSHLAWQMGHLAMAMYGLCLFRMRGRAEVDLDLMSSSFRKKFTKGTTPDFDPSGNPPISEIRSVFDRVYEQAMTELPGFTEEQLDEPIDMPYTAFPNKFGGLLFCSHHEMLHAGQIGLIRRSLGRMPVR; encoded by the coding sequence ATGGCAGAGATCGCTCGATTGGAGCTGGCGATTCATCAGATCCGGTTTGCCCGGGAATACACACTTTCGCTGTTCGAAGGAATTGAGGAATCCGACTGGTTCCGGCGGCCCGAGGATGGTGGCGTGTCTCATCTTGCCTGGCAAATGGGCCACCTGGCGATGGCAATGTATGGACTGTGTCTGTTTCGGATGCGTGGCCGGGCTGAAGTTGATCTGGACCTGATGTCGTCGTCGTTTCGAAAGAAGTTCACCAAAGGAACCACGCCGGATTTTGATCCGTCAGGCAATCCACCGATTTCTGAAATTCGCAGTGTCTTTGATCGGGTATACGAACAGGCCATGACTGAATTGCCCGGATTCACAGAAGAGCAACTGGATGAGCCAATCGATATGCCTTACACGGCCTTCCCCAATAAATTTGGCGGGCTGTTATTTTGCTCGCACCACGAAATGCTGCATGCAGGCCAGATTGGCCTGATCCGTCGTTCGCTGGGCAGGATGCCGGTACGATAA
- a CDS encoding aspartate/glutamate racemase family protein, producing MNSAVLLAILWQCHSGILLPGAGMTDKQDEAAVEAIIANAVHDAGSDRPWTFDRSDYSGDLSELPIGVFDSGIGGLTVLEAILSLDVHNNVSRAPGSDGLPDFQNERFFYLGDQANMPYGNYAPAGKVPFLRELILKDATFLLGRRYWPSVEAKRPASDKPPVKAIVIACNTATAYGLDDVRHAIQSWGVPVVVVGVVEAGARGVLEHRRKSGSENSVAVLATVGTCSSNAYPRSIERALGLAGQRTPRIVQKGFVELAGAIEGDAAFSGSSSVEDYIRRDIRSLLDGFAGSEASPPIDSVVLGCTHFPLVKDQLISAFAELRQEEINGKFPYRELVAEQIAIIDPAELTARELYRELASRRLQARVPSGDEKNRPQNRFYISVANPQCPQAQIAADGGLTTAYKYGRTASRLDVEDTVVVPMVADKLPASGLKLIQTKLPHVWKSMQ from the coding sequence ATGAATTCTGCTGTGCTGCTCGCCATCCTTTGGCAATGTCACTCGGGCATCCTTCTGCCGGGAGCTGGTATGACCGACAAACAGGACGAGGCGGCAGTGGAAGCCATCATCGCAAATGCCGTGCATGACGCCGGCAGTGATCGCCCCTGGACATTCGATCGCTCAGACTACTCGGGCGATTTGAGTGAACTACCGATTGGAGTATTCGATTCCGGAATTGGTGGACTCACGGTTCTGGAGGCCATTCTTTCGCTGGATGTTCATAACAATGTCAGCCGGGCGCCTGGTTCGGATGGATTGCCGGATTTTCAGAACGAACGATTTTTCTACCTCGGTGATCAGGCCAACATGCCGTACGGCAATTATGCGCCTGCCGGAAAGGTCCCATTCCTCAGAGAATTGATCCTGAAGGATGCGACATTTCTGCTGGGACGACGTTACTGGCCGTCAGTCGAGGCAAAACGCCCCGCCAGCGATAAGCCTCCGGTGAAAGCAATTGTTATTGCCTGCAACACAGCAACGGCCTACGGTCTGGATGACGTGCGTCACGCGATTCAATCGTGGGGGGTTCCCGTTGTTGTTGTTGGTGTCGTGGAGGCTGGTGCAAGGGGAGTGCTTGAGCATCGCAGGAAATCCGGTTCCGAAAACAGTGTGGCAGTCCTCGCAACCGTTGGCACATGCAGCAGTAATGCCTACCCTCGGTCGATTGAGCGTGCTCTTGGTCTGGCTGGGCAACGTACGCCCAGAATCGTCCAGAAAGGTTTTGTCGAGCTTGCTGGCGCGATTGAAGGAGACGCAGCCTTCTCAGGTTCGTCATCCGTTGAGGATTACATTCGTCGGGATATTCGAAGTCTTCTGGATGGGTTCGCTGGTTCAGAGGCATCGCCTCCCATTGATTCGGTCGTTTTAGGATGCACACACTTTCCGCTGGTGAAGGATCAACTGATTTCTGCGTTCGCAGAGTTGCGTCAGGAAGAAATCAACGGGAAGTTTCCGTACCGCGAACTGGTCGCTGAGCAGATTGCAATTATCGATCCTGCAGAACTGACTGCGCGGGAGTTATATCGTGAACTGGCCAGTCGGCGTCTGCAGGCACGCGTACCATCCGGAGACGAGAAGAATCGGCCGCAGAATCGTTTCTACATTTCTGTCGCAAATCCTCAATGCCCCCAGGCACAAATCGCGGCCGACGGGGGACTGACCACAGCCTACAAGTATGGTCGCACAGCCAGTCGGCTGGATGTTGAAGACACCGTGGTTGTTCCCATGGTGGCTGACAAATTACCCGCAAGTGGACTAAAACTGATCCAGACAAAATTGCCACACGTCTGGAAGAGCATGCAGTGA